From one Triticum aestivum cultivar Chinese Spring chromosome 4B, IWGSC CS RefSeq v2.1, whole genome shotgun sequence genomic stretch:
- the LOC123092028 gene encoding uncharacterized protein isoform X3: MACPPPPTRHSAPTDAAPHRCCAAPSPRVSPSPRCTDWCAAAPPPRYLKGADLAAEWFVQQQYNDRKNFSSKKYAGGGSKIVVEQVQEFGFISCKFNYITRRRPGTQRAAAPLILLPGSACNSSADTNVSAPWLSIQVITKTIMDDDGPTAAMVLVKCFKNAQYYFVCFTLCRGKVTKAPYCNFTRLSGFHLVFKIKYFLVQSY; the protein is encoded by the exons ATGGCATGCCCACCACCACCGACGAGGCACTCTGCCCCAACCGACGCAGCTCCCCACCGCTGTTGTGCCGCTCCTTCCCCGCGTGTCTCCCCTTCTCCTCGCTGCACGGATTGGTGTGCCGCGGCGCCGCCACCCAG GTACTTGAAGGGTGCAGACTTGGCAGCGGAGTGGTTTGTTCAACAACAGTACAATGACCGAAAGAACTTCAGTTCAAAAAAATATGCAGGAG GAGGTTCAAAGATTGTCGTGGAGCAAGTTCAAGAGTTTGGTTTCAT ATCATGCAAGTTCAACTATATAACCCGCCGCCGCCCAGGGACCCAACGCGCCGCCGCTCCTCTGATTCTGCTCCCCGGCTCTGCTTGCAATTCTTCTGCCGACACCAATG TATCAGCACCTTGGCTATCCATTCAAGTAATCACAAAGACCATCATGGACGACGACGGGCCTACAGCAGCTATGGTTTTAGTCAAGTGTTTCAAAAATGCACAATACTACTTTGTATGCTTCACTCTTTGTCGTGGGAAGGTGACTAAAGCTCCATATTGCAATTTCACTAGACTATCCGGATTTCATTTAGTGTTCAAAATTAAATACTTTCTTGTCCAGTCATACTAG
- the LOC123092028 gene encoding uncharacterized protein isoform X6, translating into MACPPPPTRHSAPTDAAPHRCCAAPSPRVSPSPRCTDWCAAAPPPRYLKGADLAAEWFVQQQYNDRKNFSSKKYAGGGSKIVVEQVQEFGFISCKFNYITRRRPGTQRAAAPLILLPGSACNSSADTNGIEASPRNKIGN; encoded by the exons ATGGCATGCCCACCACCACCGACGAGGCACTCTGCCCCAACCGACGCAGCTCCCCACCGCTGTTGTGCCGCTCCTTCCCCGCGTGTCTCCCCTTCTCCTCGCTGCACGGATTGGTGTGCCGCGGCGCCGCCACCCAG GTACTTGAAGGGTGCAGACTTGGCAGCGGAGTGGTTTGTTCAACAACAGTACAATGACCGAAAGAACTTCAGTTCAAAAAAATATGCAGGAG GAGGTTCAAAGATTGTCGTGGAGCAAGTTCAAGAGTTTGGTTTCAT ATCATGCAAGTTCAACTATATAACCCGCCGCCGCCCAGGGACCCAACGCGCCGCCGCTCCTCTGATTCTGCTCCCCGGCTCTGCTTGCAATTCTTCTGCCGACACCAATG
- the LOC123092028 gene encoding uncharacterized protein isoform X2, with product MACPPPPTRHSAPTDAAPHRCCAAPSPRVSPSPRCTDWCAAAPPPRYLKGADLAAEWFVQQQYNDRKNFSSKKYAGGLGAKQLEVQRLSWSKFKSLVSCEKISCKFNYITRRRPGTQRAAAPLILLPGSACNSSADTNVSAPWLSIQVITKTIMDDDGPTAAMVLVKCFKNAQYYFVCFTLCRGKVTKAPYCNFTRLSGFHLVFKIKYFLVQSY from the exons ATGGCATGCCCACCACCACCGACGAGGCACTCTGCCCCAACCGACGCAGCTCCCCACCGCTGTTGTGCCGCTCCTTCCCCGCGTGTCTCCCCTTCTCCTCGCTGCACGGATTGGTGTGCCGCGGCGCCGCCACCCAG GTACTTGAAGGGTGCAGACTTGGCAGCGGAGTGGTTTGTTCAACAACAGTACAATGACCGAAAGAACTTCAGTTCAAAAAAATATGCAGGAGGTTTGGGAGCCAAACAACTG GAGGTTCAAAGATTGTCGTGGAGCAAGTTCAAGAGTTTGGTTTCATGTGAAAAAAT ATCATGCAAGTTCAACTATATAACCCGCCGCCGCCCAGGGACCCAACGCGCCGCCGCTCCTCTGATTCTGCTCCCCGGCTCTGCTTGCAATTCTTCTGCCGACACCAATG TATCAGCACCTTGGCTATCCATTCAAGTAATCACAAAGACCATCATGGACGACGACGGGCCTACAGCAGCTATGGTTTTAGTCAAGTGTTTCAAAAATGCACAATACTACTTTGTATGCTTCACTCTTTGTCGTGGGAAGGTGACTAAAGCTCCATATTGCAATTTCACTAGACTATCCGGATTTCATTTAGTGTTCAAAATTAAATACTTTCTTGTCCAGTCATACTAG
- the LOC123092028 gene encoding uncharacterized protein isoform X5 — protein sequence MACPPPPTRHSAPTDAAPHRCCAAPSPRVSPSPRCTDWCAAAPPPRYLKGADLAAEWFVQQQYNDRKNFSSKKYAGGLGAKQLEVQRLSWSKFKSLVSCEKISCKFNYITRRRPGTQRAAAPLILLPGSACNSSADTNGIEASPRNKIGN from the exons ATGGCATGCCCACCACCACCGACGAGGCACTCTGCCCCAACCGACGCAGCTCCCCACCGCTGTTGTGCCGCTCCTTCCCCGCGTGTCTCCCCTTCTCCTCGCTGCACGGATTGGTGTGCCGCGGCGCCGCCACCCAG GTACTTGAAGGGTGCAGACTTGGCAGCGGAGTGGTTTGTTCAACAACAGTACAATGACCGAAAGAACTTCAGTTCAAAAAAATATGCAGGAGGTTTGGGAGCCAAACAACTG GAGGTTCAAAGATTGTCGTGGAGCAAGTTCAAGAGTTTGGTTTCATGTGAAAAAAT ATCATGCAAGTTCAACTATATAACCCGCCGCCGCCCAGGGACCCAACGCGCCGCCGCTCCTCTGATTCTGCTCCCCGGCTCTGCTTGCAATTCTTCTGCCGACACCAATG
- the LOC123092028 gene encoding uncharacterized protein isoform X4 codes for MACPPPPTRHSAPTDAAPHRCCAAPSPRVSPSPRCTDWCAAAPPPRYLKGADLAAEWFVQQQYNDRKNFSSKKYAGGLGAKQLEVQRLSWSKFKSLVSCEKISCKFNYITRRRPGTQRAAAPLILLPGSACNSSADTNVSAPWLSIQVITKTIMDDDGPTAAMVLVKCFKNAQYYFVCFTLCRGKSY; via the exons ATGGCATGCCCACCACCACCGACGAGGCACTCTGCCCCAACCGACGCAGCTCCCCACCGCTGTTGTGCCGCTCCTTCCCCGCGTGTCTCCCCTTCTCCTCGCTGCACGGATTGGTGTGCCGCGGCGCCGCCACCCAG GTACTTGAAGGGTGCAGACTTGGCAGCGGAGTGGTTTGTTCAACAACAGTACAATGACCGAAAGAACTTCAGTTCAAAAAAATATGCAGGAGGTTTGGGAGCCAAACAACTG GAGGTTCAAAGATTGTCGTGGAGCAAGTTCAAGAGTTTGGTTTCATGTGAAAAAAT ATCATGCAAGTTCAACTATATAACCCGCCGCCGCCCAGGGACCCAACGCGCCGCCGCTCCTCTGATTCTGCTCCCCGGCTCTGCTTGCAATTCTTCTGCCGACACCAATG TATCAGCACCTTGGCTATCCATTCAAGTAATCACAAAGACCATCATGGACGACGACGGGCCTACAGCAGCTATGGTTTTAGTCAAGTGTTTCAAAAATGCACAATACTACTTTGTATGCTTCACTCTTTGTCGTGGGAAG TCATACTAG
- the LOC123092028 gene encoding uncharacterized protein isoform X1, which translates to MTERTSVQKNMQEVWEPNNWRFKDCRGASSRVWFHIMQVQLYNPPPPRDPTRRRSSDSAPRLCLQFFCRHQCISTLAIHSSNHKDHHGRRRAYSSYGFSQVFQKCTILLCMLHSLSWEVILVLMNVKLTLCCCKATVQLKAPPPREPPRRSQGRLGRRNPSRRPGSPPPPSPRRRRRMPAGKALTGGRRRRGPRSCARALLLGALERRERAVARWAAVCSRGGRDGVDCVRGGAAMAAAGR; encoded by the exons ATGACCGAAAGAACTTCAGTTCAAAAAAATATGCAGGAGGTTTGGGAGCCAAACAACTG GAGGTTCAAAGATTGTCGTGGAGCAAGTTCAAGAGTTTGGTTTCAT ATCATGCAAGTTCAACTATATAACCCGCCGCCGCCCAGGGACCCAACGCGCCGCCGCTCCTCTGATTCTGCTCCCCGGCTCTGCTTGCAATTCTTCTGCCGACACCAATG TATCAGCACCTTGGCTATCCATTCAAGTAATCACAAAGACCATCATGGACGACGACGGGCCTACAGCAGCTATGGTTTTAGTCAAGTGTTTCAAAAATGCACAATACTACTTTGTATGCTTCACTCTTTGTCGTGGGAAG TCATACTAGTACTGATGAACGTCAAGTTGACGTTGTGCTGCTGTAAAGCAACTGTACAACTCaaggccccccccccccgcgagcccccgcgtcgctcccaggggcgactcgggaggcgaaaccctagccgccgcccaggctcccctccccctccctcccctcgccgtcgccggaggatGCCGGCAGGCAAAGCCCTCAccggtggacggcggcggcggggccctcgtTCGTGTGCTCGCGCGCTGCTGCTGGGCGCGCTGGAGCGGCGGGAGCGCGCGGTGGCGCGGTGGGCGGCCGTCTGCTCGCGGGGAGGTCGAGATGGCGTGGACTGCGTGCGCGGTGGCGCTGCCATGGCGGCCGCCGGCCGCTGA